In a genomic window of Ralstonia nicotianae:
- the lpdA gene encoding dihydrolipoyl dehydrogenase, which translates to MSKQFDVLVIGAGPGGYIAAIRAGQLGLNVACCEDNAYDDPKGEPRLGGTCLNVGCIPSKALLASSEEFENVNHHLADHGITVDGARVDVAKMLKRKDDIVGKMTKGIEFLFRKNKVTLLKGHGKFVGKTDAGYQVEIAGKAGTEVVTAKHVIIATGSKARHLPGVPVDNVTIADNEGALKFGEVPKKLGVIGAGVIGLELGSVWRRLGSDVTILEALPSFLGAADESVAKEANKLLNKQGLKINVGVKVGEIESSAKGVKVNYTDATGAAQVLECDKLIVSIGRVPNTDNLGLDAIGLATDQRGFIEVDDHCATKLPNLWAIGDVVRGPMLAHKAEDEGVAVAERIVGQKPHIDYNCIPWVIYTFPEIAWVGKTEQQLKAEGREIKAGQFPFMANGRALGMGASDGFVKVIADAKTDEILGVHVVAANASDLIAEAVVAMEFKAAAEDIGRICHPHPSMSEVMREAALAVDKRQLNM; encoded by the coding sequence ATGAGCAAACAATTTGACGTGCTGGTGATCGGCGCCGGCCCCGGCGGCTACATTGCCGCGATCCGCGCCGGCCAGCTGGGCTTGAACGTGGCCTGCTGCGAAGACAACGCCTACGACGATCCGAAGGGCGAGCCGCGCCTGGGCGGCACCTGCCTGAACGTCGGCTGCATTCCGTCCAAGGCGCTGCTGGCCTCGTCGGAAGAATTCGAGAACGTGAACCACCACCTGGCCGACCACGGCATCACGGTGGACGGCGCCCGCGTCGATGTCGCCAAGATGCTCAAGCGCAAGGACGACATCGTCGGCAAGATGACCAAGGGCATCGAGTTCCTGTTCCGCAAGAACAAGGTGACGCTGCTCAAGGGCCACGGCAAGTTCGTCGGCAAGACCGACGCCGGCTACCAGGTCGAGATCGCGGGCAAGGCCGGCACGGAAGTCGTGACCGCCAAGCACGTGATCATCGCCACCGGCTCGAAGGCCCGCCACCTGCCGGGCGTGCCGGTCGACAACGTGACCATCGCCGACAACGAAGGCGCGCTGAAGTTCGGCGAAGTGCCGAAGAAGCTGGGCGTGATCGGCGCCGGCGTGATCGGCCTGGAGCTGGGCTCGGTGTGGCGTCGCCTGGGTTCTGACGTGACGATTCTCGAAGCACTGCCGAGCTTCCTCGGCGCGGCTGACGAGTCGGTCGCCAAGGAAGCCAACAAGCTGCTGAACAAGCAGGGCCTGAAGATCAACGTCGGCGTCAAGGTCGGCGAGATCGAATCGTCGGCCAAGGGCGTCAAGGTGAACTACACCGACGCCACCGGCGCCGCCCAGGTGCTGGAGTGCGACAAGCTGATCGTCTCGATCGGCCGCGTGCCGAACACCGACAACCTGGGCCTGGACGCGATCGGCCTGGCGACGGATCAGCGCGGCTTCATCGAAGTGGACGACCACTGCGCGACCAAGCTGCCGAACCTGTGGGCGATCGGCGACGTGGTGCGCGGCCCGATGCTGGCGCACAAGGCCGAAGACGAAGGCGTGGCCGTGGCCGAGCGCATCGTCGGCCAGAAGCCGCACATCGACTACAACTGCATTCCGTGGGTGATCTACACCTTCCCGGAAATCGCCTGGGTCGGCAAGACCGAGCAGCAGCTCAAGGCCGAGGGCCGTGAGATCAAGGCGGGCCAGTTCCCGTTCATGGCCAACGGCCGCGCGCTGGGCATGGGCGCGTCCGACGGCTTCGTCAAGGTGATCGCCGACGCCAAGACCGACGAGATCCTGGGCGTGCACGTGGTGGCCGCCAACGCGTCGGACCTGATCGCCGAAGCCGTGGTGGCGATGGAGTTCAAGGCCGCGGCGGAAGACATCGGCCGCATCTGCCACCCGCACCCGTCGATGTCCGAAGTGATGCGCGAGGCCGCGCTGGCCGTCGACAAGCGTCAGCTGAACATGTAA
- the odhB gene encoding 2-oxoglutarate dehydrogenase complex dihydrolipoyllysine-residue succinyltransferase: MAIVDVKVPQFSESVEEGTLISWKKKPGEAVTVDEVLVEIETDKVVLEVPAPSAGVLAEVLVADGATVTSEQLLAKIDTEGKAGAAAPAAAAPAPVAAAPAAAAATGGVAMPSAAKLMAEANLSAGQVAGTGRDGRITKGDVLGAVAGGAKPAPAAAPQAARPALQQVAAPVDFAALGDRPEERVPMSRLRARIAERLVQSQSTNAILTTFNEVNMKPVMDLRAKFKDQFEKTHGVKLGFMSFFVKAAVHALKKYPVINASVDGNDIVYHGYFDIGIAVGSPRGLVVPILRNADQMSLADIEKKIAEFGQKARDGKLTLDDLTGGTFSISNGGTFGSMLSTPIINPPQSAILGVHATKDRAVVENGQVVVRPMNYLAMSYDHRIIDGREAVLGLVAMKEALEDPARLLLDL; the protein is encoded by the coding sequence ATGGCTATCGTTGATGTCAAGGTCCCGCAGTTTTCCGAATCCGTCGAAGAAGGCACGCTGATCTCCTGGAAGAAGAAGCCGGGTGAAGCCGTGACCGTGGACGAAGTCCTGGTCGAAATCGAGACCGACAAGGTCGTGCTGGAAGTGCCGGCTCCGTCGGCCGGCGTGCTGGCCGAAGTGCTGGTGGCCGATGGCGCCACCGTGACGTCGGAACAGCTGCTGGCCAAGATCGACACCGAAGGCAAGGCGGGCGCCGCTGCCCCGGCGGCCGCCGCACCGGCTCCGGTCGCCGCCGCGCCGGCTGCCGCAGCCGCCACGGGCGGCGTGGCCATGCCGTCGGCTGCCAAGCTGATGGCCGAAGCCAACCTGTCGGCCGGCCAAGTGGCCGGCACCGGCCGCGATGGCCGCATCACCAAGGGCGACGTGCTGGGTGCCGTGGCCGGCGGTGCCAAGCCGGCTCCGGCCGCCGCCCCGCAGGCCGCGCGTCCGGCCCTGCAGCAAGTGGCCGCCCCGGTGGACTTCGCCGCCCTGGGCGACCGTCCGGAAGAGCGCGTGCCGATGAGCCGCCTGCGCGCCCGCATTGCCGAGCGCCTGGTGCAGTCGCAGTCGACCAACGCCATCCTCACCACCTTCAATGAAGTCAACATGAAGCCGGTGATGGACCTGCGCGCCAAGTTCAAGGACCAGTTCGAGAAGACCCACGGCGTGAAGCTGGGCTTCATGTCGTTCTTCGTGAAGGCTGCCGTCCACGCGCTGAAGAAGTACCCGGTCATCAACGCCTCGGTGGACGGCAACGACATCGTCTACCACGGCTACTTCGACATCGGTATCGCGGTCGGCTCGCCGCGCGGCCTGGTGGTGCCCATCCTGCGCAACGCCGACCAGATGAGCCTGGCCGACATCGAGAAGAAGATCGCCGAATTCGGCCAGAAGGCCCGCGACGGCAAGCTGACGCTGGACGACCTGACCGGCGGCACGTTCTCGATCTCCAACGGCGGCACCTTCGGCTCGATGCTGTCGACCCCGATCATCAACCCGCCGCAATCGGCCATCCTGGGCGTGCACGCCACCAAGGACCGCGCCGTGGTGGAGAACGGCCAAGTTGTCGTCCGCCCGATGAACTACCTGGCCATGTCCTACGACCACCGCATCATCGACGGCCGCGAAGCCGTGCTGGGCCTGGTGGCGATGAAGGAAGCGCTGGAAGATCCCGCACGCCTGCTGCTGGACCTGTAA
- a CDS encoding 2-oxoglutarate dehydrogenase E1 component, protein MTELYKQYLDTSYLSGGNAAYVEDQYEAYLQDPTSVSEALRAYFDALQNIPAVDGSNARDIAHAPIVTSFAERAKQGPIKTIVASADSDMGRKRVSATQLVAAYRNVGLRWADLDPLKRQERPPVPDLDPAFYGFTEADQDIVFNASNTYFGKETMSLRELLNNLRETYCGSIGAEFMYVSDQAQKRWWQERLESIRSKPTFSAEKKKHILERLTAAEGLERFLHTKYVGQKRFSLEGGESFIAAMDELIQHAGEKGVQEIVIGMAHRGRLNVLVNTLGKMPADLFAEFEGKHVDDLPAGDVKYHKGFSSDVTTLGGPVHLSLAFNPSHLEIVNPVVEGSVKARQERRGDKTGEQVLAVQVHGDAAFAGQGVVMETLNLAQTRGYGTGGTIHIVINNQIGFTTSDPRDSRSTLYCTDVVKMIEAPVLHVNGDDPEAVVLAMQLAIDFRTEFKKDVAVDIICFRKLGHNEQDTPAMTQPLMYKKIGQHPGTRKLYADKLVTQSTLKTEEPDGLVQEYRAAMDAGKHTVDPVLSNFKNKFAVDWLPFLNRKWTDSADTAVPMAELKRLAERITAIPDHFKVHPLVERVVNDRAKMGQGEQALDWGMGEHLAFASLVASGYPVRITGQDAGRGTFTHRHAVLHDQNRERWDAGSYIPLQNVSDNQAPFTVIDSVLSEEAVMGFEYGYSSAEPNTLVIWEAQFGDFANGAQVVIDQFISSGEVKWGRASGLTLMLPHGYEGQGPEHSSARMERYLQLCADHNMQVVQPTTPAQIFHLLRRQMIRLFRKPLIIMTPKSLLRSKDAVSPLTDLAKGHFETVIADHEELNAAKVKRIVACSGKVYYDLVNARKERGLTDTAIIRVEQLYPFPHKAFAAELKKYPNLAEVVWCQDEPQNQGAWFFVQHYIMENMSEGQKLGYAGRPASASPAVGYYAKHNEQQKALIDAAFAKLKGFVLTK, encoded by the coding sequence ATGACTGAGCTGTACAAGCAGTATCTGGACACTTCGTACCTGTCCGGCGGCAATGCCGCATACGTTGAAGACCAGTACGAAGCCTATCTCCAGGATCCCACTTCCGTCAGCGAGGCTCTGCGCGCGTATTTCGATGCGCTGCAGAACATCCCCGCCGTCGACGGCTCCAACGCCCGGGATATCGCCCACGCCCCCATCGTTACGTCGTTCGCTGAGCGCGCCAAGCAAGGCCCGATCAAGACGATCGTCGCGTCTGCCGATTCCGACATGGGCCGCAAGCGCGTGTCCGCGACGCAGCTGGTCGCCGCCTACCGCAACGTGGGCCTGCGCTGGGCCGACCTGGATCCGCTCAAGCGTCAGGAGCGCCCGCCGGTGCCGGATCTGGACCCGGCCTTCTACGGTTTCACCGAAGCCGATCAGGACATCGTCTTCAACGCCAGCAACACGTACTTCGGCAAGGAAACGATGAGCCTGCGCGAGCTGCTCAACAACCTGCGCGAAACGTATTGCGGCTCGATCGGCGCCGAATTCATGTACGTCAGCGACCAGGCGCAGAAGCGCTGGTGGCAGGAGCGCCTGGAGAGCATCCGCTCCAAGCCGACCTTCTCCGCTGAAAAGAAGAAGCACATCCTGGAGCGCCTGACGGCCGCCGAAGGCCTCGAGCGCTTCCTCCACACCAAGTACGTCGGCCAGAAACGTTTCTCGCTCGAAGGCGGCGAGAGCTTCATCGCGGCGATGGACGAACTGATCCAGCACGCCGGCGAGAAGGGCGTGCAGGAAATCGTGATCGGCATGGCCCACCGCGGCCGCCTGAACGTGCTGGTCAACACGCTGGGCAAGATGCCGGCGGACCTGTTTGCCGAATTCGAAGGCAAGCACGTGGACGACCTGCCGGCCGGCGACGTGAAGTACCACAAGGGCTTCTCGAGCGACGTCACGACCCTGGGCGGCCCCGTCCACCTGTCGCTGGCGTTCAACCCGTCGCACCTGGAAATCGTCAACCCGGTGGTGGAAGGTTCGGTCAAGGCGCGCCAGGAACGCCGCGGCGACAAGACCGGCGAGCAGGTGCTGGCCGTGCAGGTGCACGGTGACGCGGCCTTCGCCGGCCAGGGCGTCGTGATGGAAACGCTCAACCTCGCGCAGACGCGCGGCTACGGCACGGGCGGCACTATCCACATCGTCATCAACAACCAGATCGGCTTCACCACCTCCGACCCGCGCGACTCGCGTTCCACGCTGTACTGCACGGACGTGGTCAAGATGATCGAAGCGCCGGTGCTGCACGTGAACGGCGACGATCCGGAAGCCGTCGTGCTGGCCATGCAGCTGGCGATCGACTTTCGCACCGAGTTCAAGAAGGACGTCGCGGTCGACATCATCTGCTTCCGCAAGCTCGGCCACAACGAGCAGGACACGCCGGCGATGACGCAGCCGCTGATGTACAAGAAGATCGGCCAGCACCCCGGCACGCGCAAGCTGTACGCAGACAAGCTCGTCACGCAGAGCACCCTGAAGACCGAGGAGCCGGACGGCCTGGTGCAGGAATACCGCGCCGCCATGGACGCCGGCAAGCACACGGTCGACCCGGTGCTGTCGAACTTCAAGAACAAGTTCGCGGTGGACTGGCTGCCGTTCCTGAACCGCAAGTGGACGGACTCGGCCGATACCGCCGTGCCGATGGCCGAACTCAAGCGCCTGGCCGAGCGCATCACCGCCATCCCCGACCACTTCAAGGTGCACCCGCTGGTCGAGCGCGTGGTCAACGACCGCGCCAAGATGGGCCAGGGCGAGCAGGCGCTGGACTGGGGCATGGGCGAGCATCTGGCCTTCGCCTCGCTGGTGGCTTCGGGCTACCCGGTGCGCATCACCGGCCAGGACGCCGGCCGCGGCACGTTCACGCACCGCCACGCCGTGCTGCACGACCAGAACCGCGAGCGCTGGGACGCCGGCTCGTACATCCCGCTGCAGAACGTGTCGGACAACCAGGCACCGTTCACCGTGATCGACTCGGTGCTGTCCGAAGAGGCCGTGATGGGCTTCGAGTACGGCTATTCGTCGGCCGAGCCGAACACCCTGGTGATCTGGGAAGCCCAGTTCGGCGACTTCGCCAACGGCGCGCAGGTCGTGATCGACCAGTTCATCTCGTCGGGTGAAGTGAAGTGGGGCCGTGCCTCGGGCCTGACGCTGATGCTGCCGCACGGCTACGAAGGCCAGGGTCCGGAGCACAGCTCGGCGCGCATGGAGCGCTACCTGCAGCTGTGCGCCGACCACAACATGCAAGTGGTGCAGCCGACCACGCCGGCGCAGATCTTCCACCTGCTGCGCCGCCAGATGATCCGCCTGTTCCGCAAGCCGCTGATCATCATGACGCCGAAGTCGCTGCTGCGCAGCAAGGACGCCGTGTCGCCGCTGACCGATCTGGCCAAGGGCCACTTCGAGACGGTCATCGCCGATCACGAAGAGCTGAACGCGGCCAAGGTCAAGCGCATCGTGGCCTGCTCGGGCAAGGTCTACTACGACCTGGTCAACGCGCGCAAGGAACGTGGCCTGACCGACACCGCCATCATCCGTGTCGAGCAGCTGTATCCGTTCCCGCACAAGGCGTTCGCGGCCGAGCTCAAGAAGTACCCGAACCTCGCCGAAGTGGTGTGGTGCCAGGATGAGCCGCAGAACCAGGGCGCCTGGTTCTTCGTGCAGCACTACATCATGGAGAACATGAGCGAGGGCCAGAAGCTGGGCTACGCTGGCCGTCCGGCCTCGGCTTCGCCGGCCGTGGGCTACTACGCCAAGCACAACGAGCAGCAGAAGGCGCTGATCGATGCCGCTTTCGCCAAGCTCAAGGGCTTCGTGCTGACCAAGTAA
- the ugpQ gene encoding glycerophosphodiester phosphodiesterase — MSEARALPAWPYPRAIAHRGAGKLAPENTLAAFRHGAGFGYRMFEFDVKLSGDGVAVLLHDATLERTTSGHGRIDALSFGQIAQLDAGSWHSPAFAGEPVPTLAAVARYLRANGLLANIEIKPVPGTEWRTGAALALDARTLWADAGVPPLLSSFSETALAAAREAAPELPRALLLDTLPADWLDRLRALDCVALDANHRALTPEVIVAAHAAGFRVCCYTVNDVERACLLWGAGLDGLITDRVDCIEPSGT, encoded by the coding sequence ATGAGCGAAGCACGCGCCCTGCCGGCTTGGCCGTATCCGCGCGCCATTGCCCACCGGGGCGCGGGCAAGCTCGCGCCCGAGAACACGCTGGCAGCGTTCCGCCACGGCGCCGGGTTCGGCTACCGCATGTTCGAGTTCGATGTGAAGCTGTCGGGTGACGGCGTGGCCGTGCTGCTGCACGATGCCACGCTGGAGCGCACCACCAGCGGCCACGGGCGCATCGACGCGCTGTCGTTCGGCCAGATCGCGCAGCTGGACGCCGGCAGCTGGCACAGCCCGGCCTTTGCCGGCGAGCCGGTGCCGACGCTGGCCGCCGTCGCCCGCTACCTGCGCGCCAACGGCTTGCTGGCCAATATCGAGATCAAACCGGTGCCCGGCACGGAGTGGCGGACCGGCGCGGCGCTCGCGCTGGATGCCCGCACCCTGTGGGCCGACGCCGGGGTGCCGCCGCTGCTATCGTCGTTCTCGGAGACGGCGCTGGCCGCCGCGCGCGAGGCCGCGCCGGAGCTGCCGCGCGCCTTGCTGCTGGACACCCTGCCGGCGGACTGGCTGGACCGCCTGCGCGCGCTGGATTGCGTCGCGCTCGATGCCAACCATCGTGCCCTGACGCCGGAGGTGATCGTCGCTGCCCATGCGGCGGGCTTCCGCGTCTGCTGCTATACCGTCAACGATGTGGAACGGGCCTGCCTGCTGTGGGGCGCCGGACTGGACGGCCTGATCACCGACCGGGTCGACTGCATCGAACCATCCGGCACGTGA
- a CDS encoding sn-glycerol-3-phosphate import ATP-binding protein UgpC: MAKLSLRNVQKHYAGLQVVHGIDMEIGDGEFIVIVGPSGCGKSTLLRMVAGLEAITGGEVWIGDRVVNELEPAERDIAMVFQNYALYPHMTVFDNMAYGLKIRGLPKSEILARVQQAAGILELGKLLERKPRQLSGGQRQRVAMGRAIVREPAVFLFDEPLSNLDAKLRVQMRLELKELHRRLRTTSLYVTHDQVEAMTLADRMMVLSGGRVEQIGTPLEVYARPASTFVAGFIGSPPMNLVPVSRHAGEGAQIRVDGAQAGDAPATLGHLPMGLHLPEHALMGLRPEHIEPCAADRAIAFVEVRLVEALGADAFAYGALAGHPVVVRLDPHASVKAGDRLPITASADHLHWFDPQTTRRIEALA; this comes from the coding sequence ATGGCAAAACTGTCTCTACGCAACGTCCAGAAGCACTACGCCGGCCTGCAGGTCGTGCACGGCATCGACATGGAGATCGGCGACGGGGAGTTCATCGTCATCGTCGGGCCGTCGGGCTGCGGCAAGTCCACGCTGCTGCGCATGGTGGCCGGCCTGGAGGCGATCACCGGCGGCGAGGTCTGGATCGGCGATCGCGTGGTCAACGAACTGGAGCCGGCCGAGCGCGACATCGCCATGGTGTTCCAGAACTACGCGCTGTATCCGCACATGACCGTGTTCGACAACATGGCGTACGGCCTGAAGATCCGCGGGCTGCCCAAGAGTGAGATCCTGGCGCGCGTGCAGCAGGCCGCCGGCATCCTCGAGCTCGGCAAGCTGCTCGAGCGCAAGCCGCGCCAACTCTCGGGCGGGCAGCGCCAGCGCGTGGCGATGGGCCGCGCCATCGTGCGCGAGCCGGCGGTGTTCCTGTTCGACGAGCCGCTGTCCAACCTGGACGCCAAGCTGCGCGTGCAGATGCGGCTGGAGCTCAAGGAGCTGCACCGCCGCCTGCGCACCACCAGCCTGTACGTGACGCATGACCAGGTCGAGGCGATGACACTGGCCGACCGCATGATGGTGCTCAGCGGCGGCCGCGTCGAGCAGATCGGCACGCCGCTGGAAGTCTATGCGCGCCCGGCCAGCACCTTCGTCGCCGGCTTCATCGGCTCGCCGCCGATGAACCTCGTGCCGGTGTCGCGTCACGCGGGCGAGGGCGCCCAGATCCGTGTCGACGGCGCGCAGGCGGGCGATGCGCCCGCCACGCTCGGCCATTTGCCGATGGGTTTGCATCTGCCTGAGCACGCGCTGATGGGCCTGCGTCCCGAGCACATCGAGCCGTGCGCCGCCGACCGGGCCATCGCCTTCGTCGAGGTGCGGCTGGTCGAGGCGCTCGGCGCCGATGCGTTTGCCTATGGCGCGCTGGCCGGCCATCCGGTCGTCGTCCGGCTGGACCCGCACGCCAGCGTCAAGGCCGGCGACCGGCTGCCCATCACCGCCTCGGCTGACCATCTGCACTGGTTCGACCCGCAGACCACCCGCCGCATCGAGGCCCTGGCATGA
- the ugpB gene encoding sn-glycerol-3-phosphate ABC transporter substrate-binding protein UgpB, producing MMIRKIAGAVAVLAACTFAQAAHAVTEIQWWHSMEGALNDKVNELANKFNASQPDYKVVPVYKGQYDESLAAGIAAFRAGNAPAILQVFEVGTATMMNARGAIVPIAKVMKDAGEKFDPKAYVPAVAGYYTSNKGEMLSFPFNSSTTILYYNKDAFKKAGLDPNKPPATWQEVAIDAAKLKAAGFACGYTTDWQSWVHLESFSAWHNVAFATENNGFGGAKARLIFNGPVQVQHIEHLLDMEKKGYFTYAGRKDEPKAKFIAGECAMHTGSSAALANIRKNARFSFSPAPLPYEAGVPGAPQNTIIGGASLWVMGGHKPEEYKGVARFFSFLSRPEIQSDWHQSTGYLPVTMQAYELTRQSGFYDKNPGADVAVKQMIVRTTDKSRGIRLGNFPQIRSVIDEELEAVWAGKKSPKEALDSAVARGNDLLARFEKTVKE from the coding sequence ATGATGATCCGGAAGATTGCGGGGGCAGTGGCCGTGCTGGCGGCCTGCACGTTTGCGCAGGCCGCGCATGCCGTGACCGAGATTCAGTGGTGGCACTCGATGGAGGGCGCCCTGAACGACAAGGTGAACGAGCTTGCCAACAAGTTCAACGCCAGCCAGCCCGACTACAAGGTCGTGCCCGTCTACAAGGGCCAGTACGACGAATCGCTGGCCGCCGGCATCGCGGCCTTCCGCGCCGGCAACGCGCCGGCCATCCTGCAGGTCTTCGAGGTCGGCACCGCGACCATGATGAACGCCCGCGGCGCCATCGTGCCGATCGCCAAGGTGATGAAGGACGCCGGCGAGAAGTTCGACCCCAAGGCCTACGTGCCGGCGGTGGCGGGCTACTACACGTCGAACAAGGGCGAGATGCTGTCGTTCCCGTTCAACAGCTCGACGACGATCCTGTACTACAACAAGGACGCCTTCAAGAAGGCCGGCCTCGACCCGAACAAGCCGCCCGCGACGTGGCAGGAGGTCGCCATCGACGCGGCCAAGCTCAAGGCGGCCGGCTTCGCGTGCGGCTACACCACCGACTGGCAGTCGTGGGTGCACCTGGAGAGCTTCTCGGCGTGGCACAACGTGGCGTTCGCGACCGAGAACAACGGCTTCGGCGGCGCGAAGGCGCGCCTGATCTTCAACGGTCCGGTGCAGGTGCAGCACATCGAGCATCTGCTCGACATGGAGAAGAAGGGCTACTTCACCTATGCCGGCCGCAAGGACGAGCCCAAGGCCAAGTTCATCGCGGGCGAGTGCGCCATGCACACCGGCTCGTCGGCGGCGCTGGCCAACATCCGCAAGAACGCCAGGTTCAGCTTCAGCCCCGCGCCGCTGCCGTACGAGGCGGGCGTGCCGGGCGCGCCGCAGAACACCATCATCGGCGGCGCCTCGCTGTGGGTGATGGGCGGCCACAAGCCCGAAGAGTACAAGGGTGTCGCCCGGTTCTTCTCCTTCCTGTCGCGCCCCGAGATCCAGTCCGACTGGCACCAGTCGACCGGCTACCTGCCGGTGACGATGCAAGCGTACGAACTGACCCGGCAGTCGGGCTTCTATGACAAGAACCCGGGCGCCGACGTGGCCGTCAAGCAGATGATCGTCAGGACGACCGACAAGTCGCGCGGCATCCGCCTGGGCAACTTCCCGCAGATCCGCTCGGTGATCGACGAAGAACTCGAAGCCGTGTGGGCGGGCAAGAAGTCGCCGAAGGAAGCGCTGGACAGCGCGGTCGCGCGCGGCAACGATCTGCTGGCCCGCTTCGAGAAGACCGTCAAGGAGTAA
- the ugpE gene encoding sn-glycerol-3-phosphate ABC transporter permease UgpE, translating to MIERRPFLDVLTHLVLILGVVVVAFPVYVVFVASSLTAEDVLQAPMTLIPGPHLIDNYREVLAHGMGNAATPVGTMLMNSLIMALGISLGKIAISIISAFAIVYFRFPLRKTFFWLIFVTLMLPVEVRILPTYKVVSDLGMLNSYFGLTIPIIASATATFLFRQFFLTIPDELAEAARIDGAGPLKFFWDVVLPLSRTSIAALFVIQFIYGWNQYLWPLLVTTERDMTPIVLGVTQMISRSGDSATDWNLLMATVMLAMVPPALVVIGMQRWFVKGLVETEK from the coding sequence ATGATCGAACGCCGCCCGTTCCTGGATGTCCTGACCCACCTCGTGCTGATCCTGGGCGTGGTGGTGGTCGCCTTTCCGGTCTACGTGGTCTTCGTCGCGTCCTCGCTGACGGCCGAGGACGTGCTGCAGGCGCCGATGACGCTGATCCCCGGCCCGCACCTGATCGACAACTACCGCGAGGTGCTCGCGCACGGCATGGGCAACGCCGCCACGCCGGTCGGCACCATGCTGATGAACAGCCTGATCATGGCGCTGGGCATCTCGCTGGGCAAGATCGCGATCTCCATCATCTCGGCCTTCGCCATCGTCTATTTCCGCTTTCCGCTGCGCAAGACCTTCTTCTGGCTGATCTTCGTCACGCTGATGCTGCCGGTGGAGGTGCGCATCCTGCCGACCTACAAGGTGGTGTCGGACCTCGGCATGCTCAACAGCTACTTCGGCCTGACCATCCCGATCATCGCCTCGGCCACCGCCACGTTCCTGTTCCGCCAGTTCTTCCTGACCATTCCCGACGAACTCGCCGAGGCCGCGCGCATCGACGGCGCCGGGCCGCTCAAGTTCTTCTGGGACGTGGTGCTGCCGCTGTCGCGCACCAGCATCGCGGCGCTGTTCGTGATCCAGTTCATCTACGGCTGGAACCAGTACCTGTGGCCGCTGCTGGTCACCACCGAGCGGGACATGACGCCGATCGTGCTGGGCGTCACGCAGATGATCTCGCGTTCGGGCGATTCCGCCACCGACTGGAACCTGCTGATGGCCACCGTGATGCTGGCCATGGTGCCGCCGGCGCTGGTGGTGATCGGCATGCAGCGGTGGTTCGTGAAGGGCCTGGTGGAAACCGAAAAATAG
- the ugpA gene encoding sn-glycerol-3-phosphate ABC transporter permease UgpA — MEKRVVFRSRWLPYVLVAPQIAVTLVFFFWPAGQALYQSLLRQDAFGMNLDFVGLENFADLFADPTYLGSFRTTAVFAIGVAVVGLSTSLALAYFADRALRGGAFYKMLLIWPYAVAPAVAGVLWSFLFNPSLGIVSFVIRRMGVDWNFVLNGGQALLLVVVIAAWKQISYNFLFFLAGLQSIPKSLIEAAAIDGAGPWKRFWSIVFPLLSPTTFFLMVVNVVYAFFDTFAIIDSVTQGGPFKATETLVFKVYQDGVRGLDIGGSAAQSVILMAVVIVLTIVQFRYVERKVQY, encoded by the coding sequence ATGGAAAAACGGGTCGTATTCCGGTCGCGCTGGCTGCCCTATGTGCTGGTGGCCCCGCAGATCGCCGTCACCCTGGTGTTCTTCTTCTGGCCGGCGGGGCAGGCGCTGTACCAGTCGCTGCTGCGGCAGGATGCCTTCGGCATGAATCTCGACTTCGTCGGGCTGGAGAACTTCGCCGACCTGTTCGCCGATCCGACCTACCTCGGGTCGTTCCGGACCACGGCGGTGTTCGCCATCGGCGTGGCCGTCGTGGGGCTGTCCACGTCACTGGCGCTGGCCTACTTCGCCGACCGCGCACTGCGCGGCGGCGCCTTCTACAAGATGCTGCTGATCTGGCCCTACGCGGTCGCGCCGGCCGTGGCGGGCGTGCTGTGGAGCTTCCTGTTCAACCCGTCGCTGGGCATCGTCTCGTTCGTGATCCGCAGGATGGGCGTGGACTGGAACTTCGTGCTCAACGGCGGGCAGGCACTGCTGCTGGTCGTCGTCATCGCGGCGTGGAAGCAGATCAGCTACAACTTCCTGTTTTTCCTGGCCGGGCTGCAGAGCATCCCGAAATCGCTGATCGAGGCGGCGGCCATCGACGGCGCGGGCCCGTGGAAGCGGTTCTGGTCGATCGTCTTTCCGCTGCTGTCGCCCACGACCTTTTTCCTGATGGTGGTGAACGTGGTGTATGCCTTCTTCGACACCTTCGCCATCATCGATTCGGTCACGCAGGGCGGGCCGTTCAAGGCGACCGAGACGCTGGTGTTCAAGGTGTACCAGGACGGCGTGCGCGGGCTCGACATCGGCGGCTCGGCCGCGCAGTCGGTGATCCTCATGGCGGTGGTGATCGTGCTGACCATCGTGCAGTTCCGCTACGTCGAGCGCAAGGTCCAGTACTGA